Within the Zea mays cultivar B73 chromosome 10, Zm-B73-REFERENCE-NAM-5.0, whole genome shotgun sequence genome, the region TAGACAGacttgggtgcggttgggtgatgTGAACACAAAATTTTTTCACTTGATGGCCAATcacagaaaaaggaaaaaattTATCAGATCCTTAAATTGTGGAACCAGCATGTTAACTAGCCAAGAAGACAAGCTGCAAGAGGCTCATCGGCATTTCCTTGAGATTCTCGGGAGTAGAGGTGAGAGGAACAATGTTATTCATTGGGAAAACCTGGGCTACTCTCCTTTTGATTTATCTGATATGGACGCCATGATCAATGATGATGAGATTAAGAACGTGGTTATGGGCATGATTTAGAGAAAGCGCCTGGACCAGATGGCTTCATAGGGCTTTTCTACAAGGGCTATTTTGATATGATTAGAGAAGACCTCTCCAAAGCAATCAATGATTTTTATCATCACAAATGCAAAAGTCTACATCTGGTCAATGAGCCAAACATCGTTCTTCTACCAAAAAGGGAGAACCCAGACAAGATAGACCTGTTTAGACCAATCAGCCTAATCCATAGTTTTATGAAGATTATAACCAAAATAATGGCATCAAGGCTGGCACCGCGAATGAATGAAATTGTTTCCACTACCCAAAACGCTTTCATTCAAAAGCGATCAATTCATGATAACTTTCTATATGTCCAGAAGGTAATTAAAAAACATCACAAGAGCAAACAGGCAGCTCTATTCGTCAAGCTAGACATATCAAAAGCTTTCGATTCTATTAATTGGGCATATCTCCTAGATGTCCTAAGAGCTCTTGGCTTCACCCAAAAGTGGAGAGATTGGATAGCCACCATCCTTGGTTCATCTTCTTCCAAAATCATTATTAATGGTAAACAAACTGAAGCACATGCGAGGGGTACGTCAGGGAGACCCACTATTGCCTTTTCTCTTCATTCTCGCAATGGATCCCCTTCAGCGTATGATTGAAATGGCAGCCCATGAGGGGCTCTTGGGCCGGGTATTACCTAATGGGGCGAAGTTTCGCTGCTCCCTATATGCAGATGATGCGGGGGTGTTTGTTAAAGCAGATAAAATAGACCTCAAAGTTCTGAAAAGAATTCTGGAAGCTTTCGAAGGTTGTTCGGGTCTAAAGATCAATTTAAAAAAACGGAAATTTTCCCGATACGGTGTCCAGAATCTTTATGGCCAAATTTAGTGGAAGTTTTTTTCCTGGAAAGTACTCTAAATTCCCTGGAAAGTATCTCGGACTACCTCTCCACTTCAGGAATATAAAAAGAATTGAATTCCAGCCAATAATATAGAAAATCAATAAAAGGCTAGCCAGCTAGAAAGGTAGACTTCTTTCAAAGGCAGGTAGGGAAACCTTGGTTAAATCTGTGTTGACCGCACAACCGATTTATCTACTAACTGTTTTCCTAGCTCAAAAATAGCTACTTAAAAGGATTGATAAGATCAGAAGAAATTTCCTTTGGAAAGGAGAAAATCTGGACTCATGCAAAGGGGGTCATTGTCTGATGAATTGGGCTACAACTTGTTTACCAAAGAATAAGGGGGTCTTGGCATCCTTGATCTAGAGCGCTTTGCAAGAGCGTTAAGACTTCGTTGGTTGTGGCTTCGGTGGACAAATAAAGATAAAGCATGGATTCACTTGCAACTCCCTTGTGATAAAGCAGATGTCGATCTATTCAATGCATCCACAACTGTAACAATTAGAAACGGCAAAACGGCTGATTTTTGGAGATCGAGCTGGATTCGGGGTCAGACGCCAAGGAACATTGCACcaaccttatacatgaaagccaaGAGGAAGAATAGCTCGGTGTGCCAAGCCCTTAAAAACAATCGCTGGATGCACTTCTGCTCTCCTTACACACAAGATGAATAAATAAAAGAATTCATCTCCCTCTTGCAGGGTATCAATAACACACATGAACTCAATGAACTCGATGATACTATTTTATGGAGGTGGACGACTGATGGAAAATACAGCACAAGTAGCGCATACAAAATTCAGTTCACCACGAACTTTTGTAAAATGAAAATCTGTCCTATATGGAAGGCGAGAACTGAGCCCAAATGTCGCTTCTTTGCATGGACCTTGTTGCATAACAAAATTCTGACTGCGGACAACCTCCGAAAGCGGGGATGGCCTTGCAATCCAATTTGTTGCCTATGCAACTTGTCTCAGGAAACTGTGGCCCATTTATGTAAAGACTGCCCGTTTTCTGCAGAGGCGTGGGGCAGGATCATTTCTTGGGCCAATCTGTCCTTCCTAAGTGGCATTTCTAGCCTCGGATCGTTGTACGACTGGTGGAAGAGATTAAGGAGTCGTTACTGCAAAGAGTCAAAGAAGATTTTCGATGGGCTTCTCATCTGCTTCTGGTGGAATATATGGTTGGAAAGAAACAACAGAATTTTTCAGGGGCAACAGAGATCTACGATCCAAGTTGCACAACTGGTGAAAGATCAAGTTGGGAGCCTTTTAGTGTATCTTAGATAGATCAGTGGATGGTGGCTTTTTTGTAttgtctttttttcttttctgtgTGTTTTCGGTCCTGTGGATTATATTATTTTTTCCTAATCTAATACAATGAAGAGGCAAATCTTTTGCCGCTTCCTTTCAAAAAAAAGCTACTGTGGTTGTTCAAACACCTAACTTTCCAATCCTCTTATGTGAGAATCAATTTAGCGAAAACCGTCCAAAATTAACATAAACACAGAATCAACCGACTTATCACGATGGTAGGAACCTATCACTTTCTAAATCCTAAATCTTATAGACCCTTTATATATTCATCTGTACATAATACTTACGGGCTGATTGGTTGGACGGACGCCCATGGACTGCCTCGAGGGAGCATGGCCCGTGGGAAACCGACGATTCGAGCGTATCCGTGTATGCAGGCTAAAGAGATATTTTTAGGCAATGTGGGATATGCGGGTGCAGTTTGGTCTCGTTTTATGCAGTTAACTCAAACAAAGGTTGTCCAAACGCATGTATTGAAACTGGATAGATGTGCGCAGGATACCAATCAAAAGGTTAAATTCTTTATATAGCCAGAttctaaaaaaagaaaaaaatcgtCATGAAAAAAAAACTGAAACAAACAAAGAGAAGACGGGAGTAGAGTCGATGATGAAGATAGGCCGGCACCACGACAATGTCCCCCAATGCTCCCGTAATTTCACAGGAGCCATTAATTTTCTTAACTAATCCCTACAAAATACCCCCACAACATCTCTATTCTGACTGCTCTCCCCAATCCAAAATTCTAGCTTCACCCTGCAGAGAGCCAACTAATCTATAAACACTAGGCTACCAATCCATGTCATCTCTACGCGGGAGCGCAGCTCAGGCACGGCCTACGGCGAACCACGCCTGGTTCCATCCATCTCTACGTGTGCATGCCCCAGCCTGACCGATCGAGGAGCAAACCTCGCTTCCCGCGTTCGCCTCGGGTCTGGTTCGCAGGGTGGAGGTGGATGGACTGGGTCTAACTGCGGGCCTAAACTAGGCTACCAATCACGCAATCACGAAGAGAGGTGCATCCATTGAAACTGGCCGGACGTTGAAGCGCCCCTCTGGACTGAAATTCCAAACTTTGGTTGCTCGATTCGTCTGTGTTCCCTGTTCCTTCCTTCTCCCTCACGCCTGCTAACGAGAGCTGATATCTAAATGTAGTTTTACTCGTAAATTTTGCACACACATGAAAATGAAGGACCAGCGCGGACTCACCTGGACGTCAGTGGGCGCAGGATGGAATCGTGACCTTTTTAATGAGGGTGAGCGCAACATTTGGGGGATAGTTGTTGTGATTGCTTGACCGAGACCGTGCTTTCCAAATTGGCGACATACATCGTGCGGTTTCTAAATCAGCGACGCCATTGCCAAATCTAATGACAAAGATCATGCACGCCATAGCCAAATCGGGCGCCATTGCCACGACTTCCAAATTTATGGGTGCATTTCCTCGGCTTGGTTGCTGGAGCGTGAAGGGGAAGGCGAGGCGGGGTCCTGGCGGGTCGGGCGGCTGTGGTTCTGCGCATAGGGGTAGCCGAGGCAGGGGCATGACTGTTCTGCGGAGGGGAAGGCGAGGCGGGGGCCTGGCATGTCGGGCGGCTGCACGAAGGGGAAGCCGAGGCGCTGGCATGGCGGATCGTGTGAGGCGGGGGCACGGCGGGTCGTGTGGCTGCGCGGAGGGGAAGACCGAGGCGGGTCCACATGGCAGACTCGTAGGGGGAGGCGAGGCGGGGGCATGGACGCGCGAGGCGCCAACTCTCCATGCTTAATTAGTAGTAGGGATTTGTCGGGTTTTAGTTCAAAACTAAACTAACGAACGATAAATATTTAAGAACGGAGATAGACAATGCTTCATCCTAAAGTCTCTACTGGACATGGTAATAAATGCAGAAATTGCACATGTTTTTAGTGGCAAGAGAACAGGCACATTGACCCATTAATTCAAGAAAAATAAACCTTGGCTATGAAGTAAATTATCTCCAGTGCGATCTGATTATGTGCTATAGCTTGGAGTACAATGTCATATAGTCCTTTGATTTAATAACTCTACATTATTGAATTTATTCCTAAGCATGCAATGTTCGTACCTAATGACTCACAAAGGGTCTTAACTCACCTCAATATGGACTCTAAATTTTACGCTATATAATGTAAGGACTAGATTAGATTAGGATCGGGCTCTATGTCTATTATTTTGAGCTAAAAATAATTTAGAGTCCTATCAAATTAGGAAAAAAACATTTGGattgtgatccattaccacccctagtctTAACTCGTTTGCTATTGTATTTTCTACTAAGCAAATCATCAAAAAGTATGGAGGCAAACTATGGAAGAAAACACATGTACATACGAAAACACTTCCGATGGTCGTAGATCTGGTTGATGAAAAACATGCATGCTGAGATAAAAAAAAAAGGTCACCGTAACCATTGAAGTTCGCATTTCTCTGCACTGATTCCTTCTTGCATTGCGCTGTAGGTATGCCATTGTCTCCCACAAAAACATGGAGACGCTCGACCTCCAGTAATCTCACCGAATACCTTGATGTGCAACATGGATCTGGATTAGAGCAGCCTCATTTTCAGGCTGCTCGTCATTGAGCTCTGGTAAGGCTTCTCCCTCGTCAGGTGCTAGATTGTTCAATTAAATCTGAAGCCAACAGCAGCTTAATGGATGGAGGGCGAAGAAATATGGTACTCTCTCCATTTTTATTTATTTGACGCCGCTTAGTGTAATTTTATACTgcacagcgacaaataaaaacaaACGAAGGTAGTAATACAATGGTTGCCGGACTTTTATTATCACAATTCACAGCCAAGGAAGGAATAAATGACGAGACATCTAAAAAATTTGTAACCGTTGCTTTGAGCCACCTAAAAATGGCGCCGGGTGGCTTTTCGAAGCTAAACTAATTTTGCATTTGCCGGGTGATTTTTGTCATGGATATAGAGATAGTAATACAAAGTCCTTTCCTTAATCGGTGGTTCTTACTGGTTACTACGACTCCATAATTATTCACAACAGCATTGTGCTCCACACCACATTGGCCCGGTCCTTAATTAACACAACGAAAACGAGTAAAAGAGTACATcgcatctatctatctatctatctatctatcaaaAGCACAGTTTTTATAACGAGTACAATGGTTGGTGTTCTTGGCGCTAATTTGAGAGCCACAAAACCGAAGTAGAATGGAGGAGCTAAAATCATCTTCTTattcaaattttaaataagaagtagACTCTAGACCCTCTAATCCCCTCCGGTTTTGTAGCTCCTAAACTAGCCTCTAAGATTTTGTTTGGGTACTTTAGTATTAAACTCAATCCATATGTGTTAAGCTGGATTGAAATGTAAATTAATTTAAGTTACACTACAATCAACATCAATACATATGTATTGGTCTTAATACTAGAGTATCTAAAGGTTTTGTCGCCGACAAAAGCTCAGTAGCCACTTCTGCTGCCTACAGCCGCCAGACAGCAGTGACACATCTCCATCTAGCGAGAGATCTTGCAGCTACACTTTTTCTGTTCTTTCTACTCTAGCTTGCAATCGACCGACCAACAGCGGAGAGGCGGAGACGGAGAGACCAACCAGACAAGCAACCCATGGGGACGGCCGGATGGGGGTGGGCAGTGAGCACACCACAATTCATATCCAAGAGCACAGGCGGCAGGGCCTGCAGGGCATCGGCCGCACCGCCTCCGATCCTCCGCAGGCCGCGCTCGTGTTCCCGTGCTCCGCCACGCCACCAGAGTGGGCAGCACCACTAAGACGCGGATGATCACGTAGCCGCAgcgcccgccgcccgccgcaTGCAGCCACAGCAGCCCCGACCCGGACGTCAAAAGCTTAGGGCGAGCGCTCCCCATCGCACCGATCAGCCGCCTGCACAGCGCGCTCCTAGCTGTACGTATACGTACGTCCACATGGCGGCGTCCACGCGCCGGAGGCAcggggcggcggcgccgggggagTGGGCGGCGGTGTCCGGCGCGGGCGCGTGGCGCGTCGAGGAGGTCGGGAAGCACCAGCTGATGCGGCGCACGGGGCTCCCCGCGCGCGACCTCCGCGCGCTCGACCCGGCGCTGCAGTTCTACTACCACCCGTGCAGCATCGTGGGCCGGGACCGCGCCGTCGTTGTCAACCTGGAGCGCGCCCGCGCCGTCATCACGGCCACCGAGGTGCTCGTCCCGGCGCCGCGGGACCCCGCCGTCGCGCCGCTATTCCGCAGCCTCCGCGCGCGCCTGGTCGCCTCCTCGGCCCCAGCTGCCTCGCCCGCGTCCGCGCCGCCGCCGGAAGCCTTTGTAAGTCTCCGTCCGTGCCCTGCCCTTCTTGCCTCTTCGGTCTCTCTACGTTGGTCGTTTTTTCATGCATGGACTGCTTGCTTGCTGAAGCAAGGTTcaattttgtttgtttgtttgtttgttctaCCATGCATGAAAGGAGGAGGACGAGGCCGCGGAGGATGGAGGCGGTGCACTGCCGCCGAGCCCCGGTGGAGTAGGAGGCGGCAAGGACGGGCAAGCGTCTGCACGCGACAAGCTCCCGCCGTTCGAGTTCAGGGCGCTCGAGGTGTGCCTCGAGTTCTCATGCAAGTCACTTGAACATGAGGTACGCGTACGTCCTGCCTCCTGCGTGCTGCCCTGCTAGCTAGCTCGTGGTCGTCAAAGTCAAACCAGTGTTGTTTTGCAGGGCTCAAGTCACCTGTTGTTTCATGCTGTTTCGAATCTGTGTGTTTCTTTTCTTCAGACTTGTACACTGGAGGAGGAGGCGTACCCAGCTTTAGACGAGCTCAGCTCCAACATCAGCACTCTCACTCTGGAGCGTGTGAGGCAGATAAAGAGCCGGTTGCTTGCCATCTCGGGGAGAGTTCAGAAGGCAAGTTCCTCGACCACTCACTCTGCCCCTTGACACGCATGCTATTGCTAGCAGCTGCACAAGATCTCTCGTCCGCGCGCCAGCCATATATAGATCATGGTTGTGACTTGTGAGGATTGTCTTATTGCATGCTCATGTTACGACGGCACTGGAAGTGCCATTAATATAATATTCCGCCCATGCACATCTCGACAGGTCAGGGATGAACTAGAACACTTGCTAGACGCTGACGTGGATATGGCCGCCATGCACCTATCCGACAAGCTAGCCGCTGATGGCCAGTCATCGAGATGCAACACCAACAGCGAACCAAACGAATTCGACGAAGAGAGGTACCCAAATAAAGCTGGTGATAATATATATAGTCTGATATACCCCCAGCTAGAACTAGAACAATGCCTGTGCCCTCTCGATCAGTGTCGATCGGGCAATAATGCTAGCTGTGCTGCAGGGACCGAGAAGCCGAAGCAGGCGACGCGAGCTCCGAGGGCGCCAATGGCAGCGGGACTGGGACCTCCGTCGGCTTCACGCCCAAAATCGACGAGCTGGAGAACCTTCTGGAAGCCTACTTCGTGCAGGCCGACGGCACCCTGAACAAGCTCTCCACTGTACGTGTGTATGTACGCACACCTGCTGTGTGTGACTGTGACGACGCTGATCGATCCCGTGTGCATGCATTTCTTGCCACATCGTCCTGAACTCACCACCTTTCTTCTCCTTGTTGTTGGATCGCCTTGGTCGGCTGGCTGTGATGTCCTGAAGCTGCGCGAGTACGTGGACGACACGGAGGACTACATCAACGTCATGCTGGACGACAAGCAGAACCAGCTGCTGCAGGTGGGGATCTTGCTGTCGACGGCCACGCTGGTGATGAGCGTCGCCATCGCGATCACGGGCGTCTTCGGCATGAACATCACGATCCCGCTCTACAATGCTCCTACAGGAGTCTTCTGGCAGGTCACCGGCGGCCTCGTCGTTGCCACCGCCGCCGTCTACGTCGTCGCGCTGATCTGCTACAAGAGGAGCGGTATACTGCAGTGACATGCGACTATGCGAGGAATAGACcatatcttttcttttcttttcttttctttgatgtatatatataatagagagagagaggcacTGACTTGCCATAATGAGCCCATAAAAGGTTTGAGGTACTGTGGCCGTGGCAATCGTAGCAAGGCGTCAAATCAACGTTTGTTTGTCAGATTAACAGGAGACTGACTGTGTCTTATCCCAACATATGTGTATCTCGTAGCAAGGCGTCAAATCAACGTTTGTTTGTCAGATTAACAGGAGACTGACTGTGTTATCCCAACATATGTGTATCTAATCCATATCTTTGTCTCCTCTTTATATCTATAAATCTAACatctctcttctcttctctattGCTTTTGTATCTATTCTATTGCACGTGTGTTTAGTTGGATGTAGATAAAGGGATGAAATAGGGCGGGCACAATTTAATAGTATTTGGATGAGAGTCATGTAGTGGTGAGGTAAACCCCGGAGTAGTTTCTGGTGGCGGCGTGATCCCAAAAAATCGAGAAAACAGTGCCACCCTCGACTCATCCCACTTtggcctcaaaccaaacacatcagtAATCTATTACATCCACGACACACAACTTTAAAAGAAAGCATTGTTTCCTCACTTAGCAGCGTTCTTGTTCAAAGACAAAATAACTATGATTATAATGGTGTTGATGTAATAGGTGGTCAATTAGGTCTTTTTTATCACGAGACCCAGTATAGACGCAGTCCGCTCCGTAAAAGCATTCCATATCATAGAAAACCCAATCAATTAAGTGCATGTTTGGAAGCACCCAATTAATTTTTAAGAATCTAGTTTTATAAAAATTAAGGTGGTTTTATGCCCTATTTTATAGGAACTAGATGGATTATCATTTTCTTAAAAAACAAGAAGCTAGCCTTCCCTATCTAAAACCAGTTTATGAAGATGGTTCTAAAAACCAATAGTTAGCTTTTTTTTTCATAAAACAATTTCTTGCACCCAGAAAGTTTATTCTTAAAAAATAGGTTGCTTCCAAATAGGGCCTAAGCTACACTCAGTTTATTTTAACCAACTAAGCTACACcttacactaccggaatcaatcgctttgccgagtgcctgaagcactcggcgaagtcttaaaaacactcggcaaaggctttgccgagtgtgacactcgacaaagaacactACACgatggttgatctttagcgacccttattaggtaccaactgttggttgctaaaggttagggaccgacggtcagtcgctaaatctttttgtagcaacggtcggttggtcgctacAAGTCtaaaaatttaacaacttatggttggtcgctatagatatcgtcgggactagcggtgggtcgctatagaatTAATGGGCCTTCTTGGGCCGTCCTCAAACCCTACACGTCCTCAGCCCTGCGAGAAATTTGCTATTATGGAGATTCTCACGTGCGGCTTCGACGTTTTGGAGGCGTAGGCAGGGGATTAGCTGATATGGAAAAGCAGAGAATAGGCCACTCGCTAAAACGAACAAGAACACTCCATTACTTGGTAACCTCTTTGATTAAAATCATGGACACTGACGTCGTCTACATCCGTTACCTCTCTCCTGGCAGCCGtcgttcttttctcttctcttcctgCGCAAATTTATCTGGAATGCAGCAGCCGTCTTCCTCATCCTTTCAACAGCACCGCACGCGCATTCATCAGCGGGTCGCGGCAGGCCATGGGCACGCCGCCGGCCATGCCCTCGACGACGGACCCCAGCCGGAGTGCGTGACGAACGCGCCCACGGCCGGGTGCCGCAGCACGGCGGCCTGCGGCGCCCACGGCACGATGAGCCTGGAgtcggcggcggccttggctcggTGCGGCGGCAGCATCTGGAGCCTTGTCCTTGATCTGGAGCCTTGTCCCTGCTTCTTCTTCCCTGCTTGTCCTTAATTCGGCGGCAGCATCTGGAGCATCTGGAGCACGCGAGGACCCTTGGCCCCAAGGGGTCTGACTGCCACAAGGCCGCTGTGATCGGTGACACTATCGGTGACCCCCTGAAGGACACCTCCGGCCCGTCCCTTAACATCCTCATCAAGCTCATGGCCGTGGAGTCCCTCGTGTTTGCCCCCTTCTTTGCCACCCAGGGTGGCCTGCTCTTCAAGTACCTGTAAAAAGGGGCAACACCAAGCACACAGCAGAAGTATACGATCTCCCGACCGACCGTGGACAATATCGAATAACTCCTGCCAAATCGCCAGTTCTTTTTGTGTACTGTGCGCTAGTCGCCGCCTAGCTGCACTGCTGTATTTTTGTTTCAGGATTGCTGCTGCTGTTCGCACATTCAATCTTTGGGCCTCCCGGAGCCGGAGGCGCGTTTTACTGTTAGCCTTACTCTTACTCCCTGTAGCTCCACGTAGAAGAGAACCGATGTCCTGCGTCTGGCAATTTTTCTTAGTCCCTCGATGATGGCGATGATGCTGAAACCTTTTTTTTGAACATGATGGCGATGATACATGATGATTGTTGCATTGTACTGGTGGTAAATCACAGTCCGTATTGGCCTGTTCTGCTGGTGCCCATTTCCAATCATCCAATGTCGTGCTCTGCGTTATACGATTGCTGTTTGTACTGTCATAGCTGTTGCCGACAAGTTCATAAAAGAACCTTAAACTTGAAGCCAGATCGAGTTCTCTTATTTTCTCGGTGCTTCACAATATTCTGGCATTTCTTTGGTTCTAGGCAAAGTTGTTCTTAGATGCTTTCCGTTTTTTTTCCTGCTCTTTTTGAGAAGTTGATGCTTTCCTTGAGCTCAGCAAATTTGGTTAGTACCGTTCTTACGTCGATTTCAGTGGTGTTTCCAACCATGAACAGAGACAAACGGGAACGAGTTTTTTCCCCTTCCCATCGCTGATCATCATGAATTTCTTCGACCTTTTACAATTCCAGGAGTAAAAAGAAAACAAACTCACCCCCATTGCATTGCATCCCTTCTCTTTCGACAGATGCCTTGCACCTCACTTCACCTCATCTCACCAGATGGAAAGCTTAGCTGTCCATCATCACCAATCACGGCAAACCCATTATGAATCTACCCATCTAAACCGCTACTCTACCCTACACGCCGGGGCACTGAAATGCGGAACGCGAGCGAACACGATGGAGTAGGGCGTGACGGCGATGGGCCGCGCCGCGTCCACCTCGACCGCCTCCAGGGCGGGGATGTTCCCCGCCGCGTCGGTGGCCAACGCCCTGCCGTTCAGCAGCACGACCTGGCTCGTCAGGTCGCCATCCTTGGGGGTGAGGTGGTACTCGTGTCTCACGACGCCCGCCGCCGCCTCGCCGAGCAGCAGGCCGACGAGGAAGACGAAGAGGACGAGGTCGAGGTCGTGGAGAACGCGACGGGTATGGCTGCCGCGCGAAGTCTTGGTCGGAGGCAGCGGCGCCCGGCTGCCGCGCGAAGGAGAACACGACAGAGATGAAGTAGAAAGCGACGGAGATGGAGAACGCGACGGGGATGGAGGAGAACTGACGACGACGGCGCTAAGACGGAACCCGGTTTCAACGAGACTAATACTGCTCTGAATCTGTTAATAGAGTTGGCATGTCTATTTTAGAGTGTTGACTATGCTCAGCTTTTCTATAATGGAGAAACCCTCGTCTGAGCCTCTATTTCGTTGAAGCCGCATCCGTCGCGTTTCATAATGTCAAATCTCTCCTGCCCTGCCAGCCGCCTAGCCGTCCTCAGTCGGCAGCCGCTACAATGTCACCCAGACTTCAGACTCCGGCCAGAGTCCAGAGCCGCCAGGACGCTAGGTACGCCGCCGGGCGCCggccccctcctccctccctcctccctcttctCGCCGGAGGAAATGGAGCAGCTGGTGGGAGTTCACCATCACCACCACTCGCTCTCCCCTCGGGCTCCTCGCACCCGACCCGCCCACAGCCGCACCCGCTCCTCCACCATCTCCCGTCCAACAGGTTCCGGGATCAGCTTTTGTGGCAGGCGTCCGGATGGGTTTACTGTTCTTGCTCAAATCCGTGTGGATTTTGCACGGCCCCTCCCGAAAATGCCACAGGCCAGCCGGTTCTGAAACCGTACCGCACGACGCCGTCGCCACGCTCCTCCTGGGGATGCATTTGCTGCGCGTCCTGAACCTACCGTGACGAGGGCATTCTCAGAGCCTTGCAATTTTGCAAGGTTGCTGCCTGTCCGTTCAGTTCttctgtagtagtagtagttctgtATCTTTGTGTGTGTGCATCCCGAGTTTTCTCTGCTGTCGTATTACCTTTCAGTTTTCCTAGTAAATTATTAGGCTTGCTTGTCCTGTTCCCACTCTTCTTCTGCTCGCGCTCAAGCATGGAACCAGAACTCTGGGAGCAATGGGTATTTCCTTTTTTTTCAAATTGCTGGTTGCATTTGGTAGTAGGGTACAACAACG harbors:
- the LOC103641645 gene encoding putative magnesium transporter MRS2-D isoform X2, yielding MQPQQPRPGRQKLRASAPHRTDQPPAQRAPSCTYTYVHMAASTRRRHGAAAPGEWAAVSGAGAWRVEEVGKHQLMRRTGLPARDLRALDPALQFYYHPCSIVGRDRAVVVNLERARAVITATEVLVPAPRDPAVAPLFRSLRARLVASSAPAASPASAPPPEAFEDEAAEDGGGALPPSPGGVGGGKDGQASARDKLPPFEFRALEVCLEFSCKSLEHETCTLEEEAYPALDELSSNISTLTLERVRQIKSRLLAISGRVQKVRDELEHLLDADVDMAAMHLSDKLAADGQSSRCNTNSEPNEFDEERDREAEAGDASSEGANGSGTGTSVGFTPKIDELENLLEAYFVQADGTLNKLSTLREYVDDTEDYINVMLDDKQNQLLQVGILLSTATLVMSVAIAITGVFGMNITIPLYNAPTGVFWQVTGGLVVATAAVYVVALICYKRSGILQ
- the LOC103641645 gene encoding putative magnesium transporter MRS2-D isoform X1 — protein: MQPQQPRPGRQKLRASAPHRTDQPPAQRAPSCTYTYVHMAASTRRRHGAAAPGEWAAVSGAGAWRVEEVGKHQLMRRTGLPARDLRALDPALQFYYHPCSIVGRDRAVVVNLERARAVITATEVLVPAPRDPAVAPLFRSLRARLVASSAPAASPASAPPPEAFEEDEAAEDGGGALPPSPGGVGGGKDGQASARDKLPPFEFRALEVCLEFSCKSLEHETCTLEEEAYPALDELSSNISTLTLERVRQIKSRLLAISGRVQKVRDELEHLLDADVDMAAMHLSDKLAADGQSSRCNTNSEPNEFDEERDREAEAGDASSEGANGSGTGTSVGFTPKIDELENLLEAYFVQADGTLNKLSTLREYVDDTEDYINVMLDDKQNQLLQVGILLSTATLVMSVAIAITGVFGMNITIPLYNAPTGVFWQVTGGLVVATAAVYVVALICYKRSGILQ